In Bradyrhizobium sp. WBOS07, the genomic window CGCTCCCTTGCGCAGATAGGCCACCTGATCGAGCAAACCCTGCGGGTCGACAAGAGGATTCGGTTCGTTCGGTGCGCGCGAAACGACCTTCTCGCGGAGCTCGGTCAATCCGTTGGAGAACGGGTGCGTCGTGAGATGCACTGTCACAGGATTGTTAGGTTGCTCGACCGGCTTCTTGATCGTGTCGAGGCTCGCAATGTACCCTTCGACCTGCTTTGAGTTTTCGATCGCATTGAGCCCAAGTCCGCCGACCGTGACGGCGCGATAGGTCTTTGTGCCATCCTTCACGTCGTAGGTGTACGATGCTGTGCCATGGGTATGACCGGGGGTCTCCAATACACCGAACGTGTTGTTGCCTGAACGGATGACGTTTCCGTCCCCGACGACGACATCCTGATCGATCATTGACCACGGACGCGGCGTTCCTTCGGACTGCTTCGCCGCTGCGATCGCTTCGCTCCAGCCGATCTTGGTCATCACGAATTTCGCATTCGGCAGCAGAGGCTTGAGCTTGGCGGCCCCGCCGACATGATCGAAGTGCCCATGCGTCATCAGCACGTATTTGATGTCGGCCAGGTCGGCGCCGACCTTGCGCAAATTGGCAATGAGCTGGTCGACATGAGGCTCGTGCAACGTGTCGATCAACACCACGCCGTCGCTTGTGCGTATCACCCAGGACGAGACCCAGCAAACGCCGACATAGTAGACGTTATCGAAAGCCTTCCAGGGCTCGATGTACTGAGCCTTGGGATTGTTCAGCCAGGCACCGAGCTCGGGCGGCATCTTCCTGGTGCGGCCAAACTCCTCGAACTGCGCCAGGATTTCCTTCGACGGGCACCCCTCGAACGGCTGCGCAAGGGCTGCCGTTCCGAAAGACGATATCAGGGCTATAGTGGCGCCTGCGAGAAGGGATTGGCAATTCATCGCATGTTCCTTTCGACGCTGACAGGTGAGCTCAAGACGCGGATGCTGACGGCGGCCCTGGGAAAAGCTTGCCTGGATTGAGAATTCCTTTTGGATCGAGTGCCATCTTGATCGATCGCATCACCTCCAAAGCCTCAGCTCCGTGCTCCTGCTCCAGGAAGCCGCGCTTTCCGAGGCCGATCCCGTGCTCTCCAGAGCAGGTCCCGCCCAGGCCGAGACCGCGCGCGACGATCTTGTGATCCAGCGTGAGCGCTCGCTCGACTTCAACGGGATCACCCGGATCGACCAGGATGCAGCAGTGAAAATTGCCGTCTCCAACGTGGCCGGCAATTGGTGCGATCAATCCGGACGCTGCAATATCCTCGCGCGCTCCGAGCACAGCTTCGGCAAGCCGCGAGATCGGCACGCAGACGTCGGTCGCAATGCCTTTCGCCCCCGGACGCAAAGCGACTGCGGCCGGATACGCCCGGTGTCGGGCGGTCCACAGCCGATTGCGTGCCTCGGTCCCGCTGGACCACACGAAACGAACTGCTCCAGCGTCATTCGCCATGGTCTCGACGAGTTCGGCCTGCTCTTTCACGCTGGAATGACTGCCGTTGAATTCAAAGAACAGGGTCGGGACTGCCTCGTAACCTTCGAGTTTCGAGTAAGCGATGCTCGCTCCCATTTGCACGTCATCCAGAAGCTCGACGCGCGCAATGGGAATACCGAGTTGCATCGTCATGAAGACCGTCTCGACCGCGGCTGCCAGAGTTGGGAATTGCGCCACGGCGGCGCTGGTTGCCTCGGGTATGCCGTGAAGACGCAAACGGATCTTCGTGATGATGCCGAGTGTGCCCTCCGAACCAATGAAGAGGTGGGTCAGATCGTATCCGTTGGCGGCCTTCCGCACGCGACCGCCCGTCGAGATGAGACGGCCATCAGCCAGAACGACATCGAGCCCGAGCACATTTTCCCGGATGGTCCCGTACCGCACTGCATTCGTACCGCTTGCGCGAGTCGCGCACATTCCTCCAATCGTGCACTCCGCACCGGGATCGACGGGAAAGAACAGGCCGGCGTCGCGGATAAAGCTGTTGAGCTGCTCACGCGTGACACCCGGCTCGACCAGACAATCCATGTTCTCCCGGTTGACTTCGATGATCGAGTTCAGCCGGCTGAGATCGACACTTATTCCTCCGCAAACGGCGTTCACCTGCCCCTCAAGGCTCGACCCTGCGCCGAATGGAACAATTGGCACTCCCTCGCGATGACAGAGCGCCAGGACTTGCCTGACCTCGTCGACCGTCTCGACGAAAGCGACGGCATCCGGCAAATGAGGCAACGCGGGGCCCTCACCGTGCGCATGCTGCTCGCGCAACGCCATGCTTGTCGACAGCCGGTCGCCAAGGAATCCGCGCGCTTCCTCGATCACGATCGCCACCTTTTCGGCCGACACGCGCGGCGCTGCAACGGACCACGTGGTGTCCAGCAGGGACGTTGCTCCCTTCAAGGTTTCAAGCATTTGTGCCACCGGGCTCCATCGAGGAACGCTTCCGCTCTCTTCTGATTGGCTGCAAGCGTCTCGTTGGTCGCAAGCGTCTTGGACTCGCTCATCATTATTCTCTAGGCGGACGACGTGGACTGACTGGCCGATGCGTTCGGTGGCAGCTAGAACGCCAAGCAGATCGCCTTGGTTTCGAGGTAGTTCTCGACCGCAACGGCCCCGTGTTCGCGACCGAGACCGGATTGCTTGTAGCCGCCGAACGGCATGTTCGGATCAACCACGTTGTGCGTGTTGATCCAGACCGTGCCTGCCTTCACCGCATCCGCAAACGTGAAACAGCGATCGATATCGCGCGACCACACCGAGGCAGAAAGCCCGTACTCCGTGTCGTTCGCCTGAGCGATGGCGTCGGCCATGTCGGTGAATGGAAGCAGAGCAACCACCGGCCCGAAGATCTCCTCGCGCACAAGCGTGTTCGTCTTGTTGGCGCCGATAATGACGGTCGGCTTGACGAAGTAGCCTGCATCACCCACCGAGGTTCCACCTGCTGCAATCGTGGCGCCCTTGGTCGCGCCTCTTTCAATCAGAGAAAGGACACGCGACTGCTGCTTGACCGAAACAAGAGGATTGATCTGGTTGGCGGGATCGAAACCAGATCCGATCTTCAGGCCGTTGGCGACGCCAACAAACGTTTCAACCACCTTGTCGAAGATCGATTTCTGGATGTAGACGCGCGAACCGCACGTGCAGACCTGTCCTTGATTGAAATAGACGCCGAGATTGGCGGCGAGCCCGAACAACTCGGGATTCATGTCATCGAACATCACCATCGGCGATTTCCCGCCGAGTTCGAGCGAGAAACGTGTCATATTGTCGATCGCGGCATGTCCGATGAGCTTGCCGACCTCGGTCGAGCCGGTGAAGGCGACCTTGTCAATCCCGGGGTGGGAGCACAGCGCCGCACCGGCCTCGTGACCATAGCCGGTCACGACATTGACGACGCCGTCGGGAAAACCGACCTCCCGGATCAGCTGCCCAAGCCTCAGCGCGGTCAGCGGCGTCTCCTCTGCCGGCTTCAAGACGACCGTGCACCCGGCAGCCAGCGCCGGCGCAATCTTCCAGACCGCCATCAGGAGCGGGAAGTTCCACGGAACGATGGCGCCGACCACGCCAACGGGCTCCTTCCGCGTCATTGCGCGATAGCGGGTGCCGGGCGGAATCGGGATCGAGACGTCCAGCGTTTGACCGTAGATCTTGGTCGCCCACCCCGCCATGTAGCGCAGGTGTTCGGCGGAAGCCCCCACTTCGAGCGCCTGCGCAATACCGATCGATTGGCCGTTGTTGGCCGTTTCCACTTCCGCCAGCAGTTGACCGTCGGCCTCGACCGCATCCGCCAGCTTGAGCAGAAGTCGTCCGCGATCGGCAGGGCGGAGCTTCGACCACGGGCCGTCGAGGGCAGCGCGGGCTGCGGCCACCGCCACATCGATCTCCGCTTTGCCTCCGGCCGGCACCGCCGCAATGACTGCGCCGGATGCCGGATCATGCACTGGAATTTCCGAGCCACTCCGCGTTCCAACGTCCTGCGCGCCGATCAGGAGTTTGTGCTTGCGCGAGAGGAAGGCCCTGCTGGCCTCGCTTAAGGGCAGAGCTGCGATGGGGGTTTGAATTGTCATGCTCACTCCTTGATCATGTCCGGCGACGATCGGACGCGCTGGGCTCGGCCGGGTGAATGAACGGCCAGGGGCTCGTTTCCGAGCCCTTTTCGATCGGCACTTCGATGAGCGCCGGCGAGTCGAGATCGAGGGCTTTTGCGAGCGTGCGCTTCAGGGCTTCCGGGGATGCGGCACGATAGGCAGGCATGCCGAAGGATTCGGCGAGCTTGACGAAATCCGGATTGGTCAAGTCGGACCCGATGAAGCGGCCCTGATACGACTGCCGCTGATCGCGCAGAACGTTGCCGTATGACGCGTTGTTGAAGACGATGGCGACGACGTTGATGCGGTGGTGAACCGCGGTAGCCATCTCCTGGAGTCCGAACAGAAACCCGCCGTCGCCGGAGACGGAAACCACGGCTTTGTCCGGATGCGCAACCTTGACGCCGAGCGCGGTGTTATAGCCGAAGCCAAGATTGTCCTGATAGCCGCATGTAACGTATTGTCGAGGCCCATAGACCGGAAAGCCAAACCGCGCCGTGAAGCCCATCTGGCTCACTTCCTCGACGAAAAAGCCGTCGCGAGGCAGTACGGTGCGAATAGCGTCGAGATAGGCCTTCTGAGGCTGCACCTCCGAGAAGGCGCTCTGCGCTTTGGCCCTGATCTCGCGGAATTCATCTTCGCGCGAGGCAGGTGACGCTCCACTGATCGCGGCGGTCAAAGCCCTGGTCCCTGCCGCCGCATCCGCCACAATCGCAACATCCGGCTTCAGACGGACCATCTCGGTCGGATCGATGTCGATACGGATGACCTTGAGCCCCGGCGGAAGCCACCGCCAGCGCATATATTGCAGCTCGAGGCGACTGCCGATGCCGATCAGGAGGTCGACCTTCTTCCAGTGCTCGAAGGCTGCGACCGAATTGAACGCCAGAGGATCGTCACCAGGCAGGATTCCCTTGCCCGAGCGGTGCGCGGTGACGGGTGCTTGAAGCCGCGCAGCCAGTTCGGCGACTTCGGGGCCCGCATCCGCAGCCCCGCCGCCGACCATGATGATCGGATTCCTGGCCTTTGCGATCAGTGCCGCGGCCGCGGCGATCGCATCAGGATCGATGGCCGGCGGAAGATGGGGAACGCCGACGGCGATTGCGCCCACCGGTCCTTTTGCTCCAAAAACGTCCCATGGCGCCTCGACGGCAACCGGTCCGGGGCGCCCCGACAGCATGCGCGTAAACAGGTTCGCCATGGTGTCGGAGACGCCGCTTGGATGGTTGATGCGCTCCGCGCCCTTGATGAAGCTCCGCAATGTCGCGAGCTGATCGGGCAACTCATGGAGCTGGCCGCGCCCCTGACCGATCAAGTGCGACATGATGTTGCCGGTGACGCAGAGAACGGGAGCATTTGCGCCGTAGGCGGTGCAAAGCGCGGCGCCGGAGTTGAGCACTCCGGGGCCGGGCACGACCGAGTAGACCCCGGGCTTCCCGGTCGACTTGGCGTAGCCGTAGGCCATATAACCGGCGCCTTGCTCGTGCCTGGTATGGATGAAGCGCAGCTCGGCACGGCGGCCATAGAGAGCGTCGTTGAAGTCATACATGTGCGCGCCGGGGATGCCGAAAACCGTATCCACCCCGTGCGCGATCAGAGACCGAGCGATCTTCTCGCCGGTGGTTTCGTGCTCAATCATTTGCGATGCTCGTCCGTGTCCAGAGGGCACGAGCTGTGGGCCTGCAAGGCGACCAGAAGAATCCCGCCTGTGATCGGCCAAAGAGTGAGGGCGGCAGCGGCGCCGGCCAAGGATCGAGCACAGTTCCCTCCAGATGCCGCGGCGGTAGCTTCACATCCGGTGAGCTCCGCTCTTCATCATTGAGATTGGGCGCCGCCACGACCGATGCCGAGGATCAGCGGGGCAATTCTTGCGCAGGAGAGCGCTCCAGGACAAACGATCGATTCTTTGCAATTGATCAGGAATGCTTAATAATGGGGCATGTCGCTCACCCGCATCACGATCCGGCAGTTCGAAGCGTTCGTTGCTGTCGCTGATACTCTCAGTTTCTCCGCCGCTGCCGATCGACTGGGCCTGACATCGTCGGCTGTCAGCCAGCTCGTAAGTGAGCTCGAGGCCATTACAGGATTTCGCGTGTTCGACCGCAGCACGAGACGCGTTGCTTTATCGAGCGCCGGCCGCGAATTCCTGGGCATTGGACAGACTGTCCTTCGGCACGTACAACTCGCCGAGACTGCCGCAGCGGATGTTCGCAACCGTTCCGCAGGCGTGGTCCGGATTGGCGCCCCGTTGATCCTGGCGAGCGCCGTATTGCCGCCGGCCGTGCGCGAATTCAGACGAGAGCGTCCGAACGTTGCCATCCATATTCGAGACGTACCCGTTGATCTGACCGTGGATCGGGTCGCAGCGGGAGACGTCGACTTGGCGGTAGGGCCGGACCGCCCTCCCGATCCAGCCGTGATCCGAGAGGCGATCTTCCGCAGCCCCTGGGTGCTGTGGCTTGCGCCAGAACACCCCTTGGCGACCAGGAAGGTGCTGAGCTGGGACGACCTTCGCAATGTCAACCTCGTCGCCGCGAGCCGGGATCACGAGGTCAGCGTTGCTGAGATGCGGAGTTCCGCTCCGAATTCAAGTCCGATCGCTCCTCCGCAGATAGTCGACAACATCACCACAGCCCTTGGCATCGCGGCGCAAGGGCTCGCCGCCACGCCTGCTCCGGCCTATGTCGGAGTCGTGGCTCGGCCGCTGGGGCTCACGATGCGCCGCATTACAAAGCCCGAGACCGTGCGCGAGGTGTGTCTCTATCGGCCTTTGCGGCGCTCGATTCCGCCGGCAGCCGAAGCCTTCGCCGAATTTGTGATTCAATGGATCCGGGCATGGAATCTGAAGGCACAACATGACAAGGCTGGGCCGGCGCGCAAGGCCTCAAAACGGAACGACTGAGTTCGTCAGAGCGGTTGAATAGCCGGCCGTAAAGTCAAAACTCAACGCTGAGCCTCGCCGCCAATTCCTCGCGAGAACATTCGTCCGGCGGTCAGCGCGTCGTATCCCAAGCCATTCGGCAGACGGACCGTCGTCCACGTGACCGTCAGAGCGATCGATCAATAGCATGCGAAGCGCATGAATATGCACGCCCACAACGTCGGGTCCGCTCCAAGCCGAGGGTCGCGCGACGTCATGTCGCCGGCCAGGCCCGCCGCCGGCGCGAACCCGGATCGACGTGTTGACTTGTTATAACATTTAGGCAAATGTCCTAACTAACCGGAAGTATAAATCCGGATTTTCGGGAGGACAGCATGCCGTCATTCACGCCGACGCGACGAACGCTACTCAAGACCGGAACCGCAGCCGCCGCTCTCGCGACGCTTGGTCCGGCCTTTCTCCGGCAAGCCGCAGCGCAGGACGCCGACCTTGCGCCTTACAAGGCCGCTCAGATCGATTGGCAGCAGGTCTCCGGCGAGACCATCACGGTGGCCGTGATTCCTGCGAGCTATTTCGAGAACCTCATCACCCTGGCGCCACAATTCAAGGCGCTGACCGGCATCGACGTCCGCTTCGAAAAAATTCCGCCGGCGCAGATTCGGCAGAAGAGCGTCATCGACCTGACCTCGAAGACCGGCACCTACGCGACCCACGCGGCGGATCCCATGTATTACGCGCTCTATGCCGCGAACAAATGGGTCGAGCCGCTCGACACTTATCTCGCCGACAAGTCGCTGACCGACCCGGCATGGTTCAAGCTCGACGACATCATCCCGGCCTGGCGCAGCGCCAACGGCATCGACGGCAAGCTCTATGGCATGCCCTATGACGGTGAAGTCACCATTCAGGTCTATCGCAAGGATCTCTACGATGCGAAGGGCCTGAAGCCGGCCGACACGCTGGAGGCCTACATGTCCAACGCGGCGGCGTTGAACACGCCAAACGATCGCGTCTGGGGCGCGGCGCTGCGCGGCGTCGCGGGTGCCGGCCAGAACATGTACATCTATCCGTCGATCTTCCGCGAGTTCGGCGGCGACTGGATGAAGGGCGGCAAGCTCACCGTCAACGGTCCCGAGGCGGAGGCGGCGCTCGCTTGGTACATCGACATCATGAAGAAGTACGCACCGACGGCGGCGGCCAACTGGAACTGGCCGGATATCGCCGATGCCTTCTCGCAAGGCACCGTCGCCAGCTACATCGACGCGCACTCGTCGGCTTCGGTCATCAACAACCCGGAAAAGTCCAAGGTGATCGGCAAGGTCGGCTATGCCCGCTGGCCCAAGGGTCCCTCGGGCAAGCGCACGACGTCGATCTGGAACTGGGGCTTCCCGATCAATGCCGCGCTACCGGAGAAGAAGCGCAAGGCGACCTGGCTGTTCATCCAATGGGCCGCGAGCGCCGAGACCCAGGCGCGCACCGCGCACAAGTTCGCCGGGCCCACCAAACGCTCCGGCGTCAACCGCACCTCGGTGTGGAAGGACCCCGACTACATCAAGCTGATGAACGGCTTTGGCGAGAACTTCGTCGAGGCCACGATGGGCGCCCTGCAGGAGGATACCGACGTCGACTGGCGTCCGCGCGTGCCGCAATGGCCGGCGATCGGCGATACCATGGCAACCGCGATCCAGTCCGCCCTCTCCGGCCAGGCCACGATCAAGGCTGCACTGGACGATGCGCAGCGCCGCATCGAACCGATGATGCGCGGCTGAACCATGGTGACCACAGCGGTGACATCGGCCGGGATCGCGAGCGAGGAGCCTCGCAGCGATTTCGGCCGCGTCCTGGCCCAGCGCGAGCGCCGCTTTGCGGCGGCCCTGCTTGCACCGGCATTTCTCGCGCTGCTCGCCACGACGACGTTTCCGCTGCTCTTCCTGGTCTACACCAGCGCGTTCCGGATGGATCTGGCGATGCCGTTCACCAACGGCTTCGTCGGGTTCGAGAACTACCAAGTTCTGCTTTCGGACGAACGTTTCTGGACCTCGCTGCTGGTGAGCCTCGTCTATACCGGCTCGACCGTCACGCTCCAGGTCATCATCGGCCTGGCGCTTGCCTTGCTCGTCATGGACATGAAGCGCGGCCAAGGCTGGTTCAGGGTGATCGCCATCCTGCCCGTGGTGCTGTCGCCGGCCGTGGTCGGCATGATCTGGCGCACTTTCATGCTGGCGCCGGAGTTCGGCATCGTCGACTTCCTCGCCATCAACGCCGGCCTCGGCAGCAAGAACTGGCTTGGCGATCCCACGCTCGCGATGGTCTCGGTGATCGCGATCCATACCTGGCAGTGGACGCCGTTCGCGTTCATGGTGCTGCTGGCCTCGCTGGCCTCCTTGCCCGAAGATATCTACGAGGCCGCGCGGCTCGATCGAGCCTCCGCCTGGCAGCGCTTTCGCCGCATCACCCTGCCCTTGCTGCGCCCGGCGATCGTCATGGTTATCATCATGCGGACCATGGTGGCGCTGACCGCGTTCGCGGCGATCTTCACCGTCACCGCCGGGGGGCCCGGCACCGCGACCGAGATCCTCAATCTTTATGCCTACCGCAAATCCTTCACCGAGCTCTCGATCGGCTACGGCTCGGCGCTCGCGGTGGCGCTGCTGATCGTGACCATCATCATCTCCGGCATCTTGTTCGCGATGCGGAGGGCGAAATGACTGCAAAGCGCCTCCGCATCATCGCCCTGCTGGCTATCTCCACTGTCTTCCTGTTGGCCTGGGCATTTCCCATCCTCTGGAGCGTGCTGAACTCGCTCAAGACCGATTCCGACGTACTGGCCTATCCGCCCAAGCTGGTGTTTGCGCCGACGCTGGAAGCCTATCGCGACGTGCTGTTCGGCTCAGGATCGATCCTGCCGAACCTGCTCTCCAGCGTCATCATCTCCGTCGGAACCACCATCGTCACCATGCTGATGGCGGTGCCCGCGGCCTACGCGCTGGCGCGCCTGCGCTTTCGCGGCAAGAAGTTCGCGGGCTTCTACGTGCTGGCTACGCAGATGCTGCCGCCGGTCGGCATCATCATCCCCTACTTCCTGGTGCTGCGGAACATCGGCTGGATCGACACCTATCAGGGCATCATCCTGATCTATCTGTCGTTCTCACTGCCCTTCGCGATCTGGCTGCTGGTCTCCTATTTCGAGGACATTCCCTTTGAGATGGAGGAAGCCGCCTATCTCGACGGCGCCAGCCGACTGAAGACGTTGTGGCGGATCATCATTCCGCAGGTCCGTGGCGGCATCGCCGTGACCATCGTGTTCGTGTTCCTCAATGCGTGGAATGAATTCCTGTTCGCCGTCGTGCTGAGCGGCAACACGGTGCGTCCGGTCACGGTCGCCATGTTCAACTTCGTTTCCGTCGAGCAGACGCTGTGGGCCAAGCTCGCCGCGGTCTCGGTCCTCGCCATGCTGCCTGTCGTCGTTCTCGGCGTGGTCGCGCAGAAGCATATCGTGAAGGGGCTGACGGTCGGTGCAGTCAAGGGCGGAGGGCGCCGATGAGCGGTCAGGGTCAGGTCAGTTTTCGCAACATCGTCAAGCTGCACGGCCAGTTTGCCGCGTTGAAGAACGTGAATTTCGACATCAAGCCGGGGGAGTTCTTCGCCCTGCTCGGCCCGTCGGGCTCGGGCAAGAGCACCACGCTGCGTATCCTCGCCGGCCTCGACGCGCCGACCACGGGCCGCGTGCTGATCGACGACAAGGACGTCACCTCGACCGACGCGCGCGATCGCGACATTGCCATGGTGTTCCAGAGCTACGCGCTCTACCCCCATATGACGGTGGCCGAGAACATCGCCTTTCCGCTCGAGATGGCCAAGCTGCCGAAATCAGAGATCGCGCCCGCCGTGAAAGACGCGGCGCGCAAGGTGAAGATTGATCATTTACTCGAACGCAAGCCGGGCCAGCTCTCGGGCGGCCAGCAGCAGCGCTGCGCGCTCGCCCGCGCCATCGTACGCAAGGCGCGCCTGTTCCTGCTCGACGAACCGCTGTCGAATCTCGACGCGAAGCTGCGGCTGGAAACGCGCGCCGAGCTGAAGAAGCTGCAGCGCTCGCTCGGCGTCACCGCCGTCTACGTCACTCACGACCAGGAAGAGGCCATGACGCTCGCGGACCGCATGGCGGTGTTCATGTCGGGCGAGATCCAGCAGGTCGGCACGCCGGCCGAGGTGTTCGCCCGCCCGAACTCGATCGACATTGCCGGTTTCATCGGCAATCCTCCGATGAACCTCGTCCCCGCCCGGTACGTGGATGGCGACGTCATCATCGCAGGCCATCGCCTGAAGACAACGACCACGATCGCAGGCGAGCGCGACGTGGTGGTCGGCCTTCGGCCCGGCGCCCTGCGCATGGCGGAAGGCGGTCTCGGCGCGCGCGTCGATCTGATCGAGGATCTCGGCGATACCGCCGTGCTCGATCTCGACTGCGCCGGCACCATGATCCGCATGCGCGTCGCCGACGGCAACATTCCCGGCGAAGGCGACACGATCTCGATCACGGCCCGTCCGCAAGATATTCACCTGTTCGATCCAGCGACACGCATGCGGCTTTGACACCATGACTGTTCAAACGCGCAAGAAGAAGCCCGTACCGCTGGGCAGTGATGTCGCCACGGAGGGCTCGACGCCCCTGCATGTCAAGATCCGCGAATCCATTCGCAGTCAGGTGCGTGACGGCAAGTTGATCGACGGGACCGGCCGCCTCATGACCGAGGCCGAGCTCGGCCGTCATTTCGGTGTCAGCCGTATCACCATCCGAAACGCCATCGCACCCCTCGTGAACGAAGGCATGTTCGACCGCTCGCGCGGCCGCGGTACCTTCCTGCGCTCGAACCAGCCTGAAAACTGGGTCGGCCGTCTCATGGGCTTCTCGGAAACCATCCGCGACGCCGGCTACCAGGCCGGCGCCAAGATCCTGCAGCAGGGCATGACCAACCGGCACGACGCCGCCGTTCGCGAGCAACTGCGCGAACGCGCGGTTTGGCAGCTCCGGCGCTTGCGGCTCGCGGATGACACGCCGATCGCCATCGAGCACGCCTTCTACCCCCCGGATATCGGACTCGAGCTCGAGAAGCGCGACCTGGTCTCGATCATCATGTACCGCGTCTTCGAGGACGAGCTTGGCCTCGCCATCAAGGACGCTCAGCAGACCATCAGCGCGGACCTCGCCGACGCCGGCAGCGCCAAGCTGCTGGGGGTGAAGGTCGGCTCGCCCCTGCTCTCCATCGAGCGCGTCACCTTCGGCAAGGGCGGACGGGCGCTCGAGCTGCTGCGCGCCGTGTACCTGCCGAAATATTTCCGCCTCAGCATCAGCCTGACGCGCCGCCACTAGCAACGCCACACGTCAAGAACGAGGATACAAACATGCCGAATGGCGCAAAGACCCCCGATAGCCCCAACATCCTGCTCATCCTCAACGACGACATGGGCTTTTCGGACATCGGCTGTTACGGCGGCGAGATCCAGACGCCGAACCTCGACCGCCTCGCGGCCAATGGCTTGCGCTATTCGCAGTTCTACAACACCGCCCGCTGCAGCCCTTCACGCGCCTCGCTGCTCACCGGCCTGCATCCGCACCAGACCGGCATCGGCATCCTCACCTACAGCAACGGCCCAGAGGGCTACGCCGGCAATTTGAACAAGAGCTGCGTGACGATCGCCGAAGCGCTGAAGAGCAAGAACTACACGTCCTACCTCAGCGGCAAATGGCACATTGCCAGCAGCCTGACCGAACCCACCGATGCATGGCCGAT contains:
- a CDS encoding thiamine pyrophosphate-dependent enzyme, which gives rise to MIEHETTGEKIARSLIAHGVDTVFGIPGAHMYDFNDALYGRRAELRFIHTRHEQGAGYMAYGYAKSTGKPGVYSVVPGPGVLNSGAALCTAYGANAPVLCVTGNIMSHLIGQGRGQLHELPDQLATLRSFIKGAERINHPSGVSDTMANLFTRMLSGRPGPVAVEAPWDVFGAKGPVGAIAVGVPHLPPAIDPDAIAAAAALIAKARNPIIMVGGGAADAGPEVAELAARLQAPVTAHRSGKGILPGDDPLAFNSVAAFEHWKKVDLLIGIGSRLELQYMRWRWLPPGLKVIRIDIDPTEMVRLKPDVAIVADAAAGTRALTAAISGASPASREDEFREIRAKAQSAFSEVQPQKAYLDAIRTVLPRDGFFVEEVSQMGFTARFGFPVYGPRQYVTCGYQDNLGFGYNTALGVKVAHPDKAVVSVSGDGGFLFGLQEMATAVHHRINVVAIVFNNASYGNVLRDQRQSYQGRFIGSDLTNPDFVKLAESFGMPAYRAASPEALKRTLAKALDLDSPALIEVPIEKGSETSPWPFIHPAEPSASDRRRT
- a CDS encoding FAD-binding oxidoreductase, giving the protein MLETLKGATSLLDTTWSVAAPRVSAEKVAIVIEEARGFLGDRLSTSMALREQHAHGEGPALPHLPDAVAFVETVDEVRQVLALCHREGVPIVPFGAGSSLEGQVNAVCGGISVDLSRLNSIIEVNRENMDCLVEPGVTREQLNSFIRDAGLFFPVDPGAECTIGGMCATRASGTNAVRYGTIRENVLGLDVVLADGRLISTGGRVRKAANGYDLTHLFIGSEGTLGIITKIRLRLHGIPEATSAAVAQFPTLAAAVETVFMTMQLGIPIARVELLDDVQMGASIAYSKLEGYEAVPTLFFEFNGSHSSVKEQAELVETMANDAGAVRFVWSSGTEARNRLWTARHRAYPAAVALRPGAKGIATDVCVPISRLAEAVLGAREDIAASGLIAPIAGHVGDGNFHCCILVDPGDPVEVERALTLDHKIVARGLGLGGTCSGEHGIGLGKRGFLEQEHGAEALEVMRSIKMALDPKGILNPGKLFPGPPSASAS
- a CDS encoding MBL fold metallo-hydrolase — protein: MNCQSLLAGATIALISSFGTAALAQPFEGCPSKEILAQFEEFGRTRKMPPELGAWLNNPKAQYIEPWKAFDNVYYVGVCWVSSWVIRTSDGVVLIDTLHEPHVDQLIANLRKVGADLADIKYVLMTHGHFDHVGGAAKLKPLLPNAKFVMTKIGWSEAIAAAKQSEGTPRPWSMIDQDVVVGDGNVIRSGNNTFGVLETPGHTHGTASYTYDVKDGTKTYRAVTVGGLGLNAIENSKQVEGYIASLDTIKKPVEQPNNPVTVHLTTHPFSNGLTELREKVVSRAPNEPNPLVDPQGLLDQVAYLRKGAEERLAIERKAGR
- a CDS encoding LysR family transcriptional regulator is translated as MSLTRITIRQFEAFVAVADTLSFSAAADRLGLTSSAVSQLVSELEAITGFRVFDRSTRRVALSSAGREFLGIGQTVLRHVQLAETAAADVRNRSAGVVRIGAPLILASAVLPPAVREFRRERPNVAIHIRDVPVDLTVDRVAAGDVDLAVGPDRPPDPAVIREAIFRSPWVLWLAPEHPLATRKVLSWDDLRNVNLVAASRDHEVSVAEMRSSAPNSSPIAPPQIVDNITTALGIAAQGLAATPAPAYVGVVARPLGLTMRRITKPETVREVCLYRPLRRSIPPAAEAFAEFVIQWIRAWNLKAQHDKAGPARKASKRND
- a CDS encoding aldehyde dehydrogenase, which translates into the protein MTIQTPIAALPLSEASRAFLSRKHKLLIGAQDVGTRSGSEIPVHDPASGAVIAAVPAGGKAEIDVAVAAARAALDGPWSKLRPADRGRLLLKLADAVEADGQLLAEVETANNGQSIGIAQALEVGASAEHLRYMAGWATKIYGQTLDVSIPIPPGTRYRAMTRKEPVGVVGAIVPWNFPLLMAVWKIAPALAAGCTVVLKPAEETPLTALRLGQLIREVGFPDGVVNVVTGYGHEAGAALCSHPGIDKVAFTGSTEVGKLIGHAAIDNMTRFSLELGGKSPMVMFDDMNPELFGLAANLGVYFNQGQVCTCGSRVYIQKSIFDKVVETFVGVANGLKIGSGFDPANQINPLVSVKQQSRVLSLIERGATKGATIAAGGTSVGDAGYFVKPTVIIGANKTNTLVREEIFGPVVALLPFTDMADAIAQANDTEYGLSASVWSRDIDRCFTFADAVKAGTVWINTHNVVDPNMPFGGYKQSGLGREHGAVAVENYLETKAICLAF
- a CDS encoding sugar ABC transporter substrate-binding protein, producing the protein MPSFTPTRRTLLKTGTAAAALATLGPAFLRQAAAQDADLAPYKAAQIDWQQVSGETITVAVIPASYFENLITLAPQFKALTGIDVRFEKIPPAQIRQKSVIDLTSKTGTYATHAADPMYYALYAANKWVEPLDTYLADKSLTDPAWFKLDDIIPAWRSANGIDGKLYGMPYDGEVTIQVYRKDLYDAKGLKPADTLEAYMSNAAALNTPNDRVWGAALRGVAGAGQNMYIYPSIFREFGGDWMKGGKLTVNGPEAEAALAWYIDIMKKYAPTAAANWNWPDIADAFSQGTVASYIDAHSSASVINNPEKSKVIGKVGYARWPKGPSGKRTTSIWNWGFPINAALPEKKRKATWLFIQWAASAETQARTAHKFAGPTKRSGVNRTSVWKDPDYIKLMNGFGENFVEATMGALQEDTDVDWRPRVPQWPAIGDTMATAIQSALSGQATIKAALDDAQRRIEPMMRG